A single genomic interval of Malania oleifera isolate guangnan ecotype guangnan chromosome 13, ASM2987363v1, whole genome shotgun sequence harbors:
- the LOC131146364 gene encoding UDP-glucose 6-dehydrogenase 1-like has product MNDNKDSMVKICCIGAGYVGGPTMAVIALKCPSIQVAVVDISISQISAWNSDQLPIYEPGLEEVVKQCRGKNLIFSIETEKHVAEADIIFVSVNTPTKTHGLGAGKAADLTYWEIAARTIADVSKSSKIIVEKSTVPVRTAEAIEKILTHNSKDIKFQILSNPEFLAEGTAIQDLLNPDRVLIGGRETPDGQKAIQALKDIYAHWVPEGRIITTNLWSAELSKLAANAFLAQRISSINAMSALCEATGANVSEVSYAVGKDTRIGSKFLNASVGFGGSCFQKDILNLIYICECHDLPAVANYWKQVIKVNDYQKERFVKRVVSSMFNTVSGKTVAILGFAFKKDTGDTRETPAIDVCKGLLGDKARLSIYDPQVTVDQIQRDLSMNKFDWNHSIHLQSMSPTSTKQVRVALDAYEATKDAHGICILTEWDEFKALDYKRIFDNMQKPAFVFDGRNVVNVEKLRQIGFIVYSIGKPLDPWLKYMPTAV; this is encoded by the exons ATGAACG ATAACAAAGATAGTATGGTGAAGATATGTTGCATTGGAGCTGGGTATGTTGGTGGTCCTACCATGGCAGTCATTGCGCTAAAGTGCCCCTCAATTCAAGTTGCTGTTGTTGACATTTCTATTTCCCAGATCTCAGCGTGGAACAGTGACCAACTACCCATTTATGAACCAGGTCTTGAAGAAGTAGTGAAGCAGTGCCGAGGAAAGAACCTTATTTTCAGCATTGAGACGGAAAAGCATGTTGCAGAGGCAGACATAATCTTTGTTTCCGTTAACACCCCGACGAAAACTCATGGTCTTGGAGCTGGCAAGGCTGCAGATCTCACGTATTGGGAGATTGCAGCCCGGACAATTGCTGATGTATCAAAATCAAGTAAGATCATTGTTGAGAAATCAACAGTTCCAGTAAGGACAGCTGAGGCAATCGAAAAGATTTTGACCCACAATAGCAAGGATATCAAATTTCAAATTCTCTCCAACCCAGAATTCCTTGCTGAGGGAACGGCAATTCAGGACCTTCTCAACCCCGATCGGGTTCTCATAGGAGGGAGAGAAACCCCTGATGGCCAAAAGGCAATCCAAGCACTAAAAGACATTTATGCTCATTGGGTTCCTGAAGGCAGAATCATTACCACCAATCTCTGGTCAGCAGAGCTCTCTAAGCTGGCTGCCAATGCCTTTTTGGCTCAGAGGATTTCCTCAATCAATGCCATGTCTGCTCTCTGCGAAGCTACTGGGGCCAATGTCTCGGAGGTTTCCTATGCTGTTGGCAAGGACACCCGAATTGGCTCTAAGTTTCTAAATGCTAGTGTCGGTTTTGGTGGATCCTGCTTCCAGAAAGACATTCTCAACTTGATCTATATCTGTGAATGCCACGACCTTCCTGCAGTTGCAAACTATTGGAAACAAGTCATTAAGGTGAATGACTACCAAAAAGAGCGATTCGTGAAAAGGGTTGTTTCTTCCATGTTTAACACAGTTTCTGGTAAGACGGTTGCCATTTTAGGATTTGCCTTCAAGAAGGATACTGGTGACACAAGGGAAACACCAGCAATAGACGTGTGCAAGGGGCTGTTGGGGGACAAGGCTCGCTTGAGCATATATGACCCACAAGTCACCGTGGATCAGATCCAGAGGGATCTCTCCATGAACAAGTTTGACTGGAACCATTCAATCCACCTTCAATCAATGAGTCCCACCTCTACGAAGCAAGTGAGAGTTGCTTTGGATGCCTATGAGGCAACAAAGGATGCTCATGGGATCTGCATTCTTACAGAGTGGGATGAATTCAAGGCACTTGATTACAAGAGGATTTTTGACAACATGCAGAAGCCTGCATTTGTGTTTGATGGTCGGAATGTAGTCAACGTTGAGAAGCTGAGGCAGATTGGATTTATTGTTTACTCCATTGGAAAACCACTGGATCCTTGGCTCAAGTACATGCCTACAGCAGTATGA